From one Nitrosococcus halophilus Nc 4 genomic stretch:
- a CDS encoding App1 family protein, with protein MLRNIAQALRRALHLLARPVRSDRGRGGIVIHPYRGYGSPKEVFLMGRVFRQRRRVSKAGEATLRRDLIDIARRLLRRGIAGAVLSVHFGGKEQQVMTDRDGYFRIHLQPMQPPPADRLWHHMDLKSVEPAGAVTKGDLFIPPNTARYVVISDIDDTIMYTGVANKVKMLWRLFIQGPQSRVVFPGVAAFYRALHSGAAGAECNPMLYVSRGPWSLYEILDEFFHLHGIPVGPILFLRDWGLTPKHPFPRQRKGHKLALIRDMLALYHDQPFILIGDNGQRDPEIYAQVVQEHPGRVLAVYIRNVSHNQKRHREIEILAKKVVNAGSTLLLAADSFAMAEHAVKHGLIAPEAVSEVLKEREHQQGDLDLKPTRKVKRLTSQDTQKALARGKLKETLGKKNRKESPPNVVVESEDRKRH; from the coding sequence AGCGATCGCGGCCGGGGGGGCATTGTTATCCACCCCTATCGCGGTTATGGCTCTCCTAAGGAGGTCTTCCTGATGGGGCGAGTTTTTAGACAACGAAGGAGGGTCTCAAAAGCAGGAGAGGCGACGCTGAGGCGCGATCTAATCGACATTGCTCGACGGCTCCTGAGACGAGGGATTGCTGGTGCGGTCCTATCAGTCCATTTCGGTGGGAAGGAACAGCAAGTGATGACAGATCGGGACGGCTACTTTCGCATCCATCTGCAACCCATGCAGCCACCACCAGCAGACCGTCTCTGGCACCACATGGACCTTAAATCGGTTGAACCAGCCGGTGCTGTGACCAAGGGTGATCTATTCATACCGCCAAATACCGCCCGTTACGTCGTGATCAGCGATATTGACGACACCATTATGTATACAGGGGTCGCTAACAAGGTAAAGATGTTGTGGCGCTTATTTATTCAAGGACCTCAAAGTCGAGTAGTTTTTCCCGGCGTAGCAGCATTTTACAGGGCATTGCATTCGGGCGCTGCTGGTGCTGAGTGCAATCCGATGTTGTACGTCTCTCGGGGCCCGTGGAGCCTTTATGAAATCCTTGATGAGTTTTTCCACCTCCATGGTATCCCCGTAGGCCCTATTTTATTCCTGCGCGATTGGGGCCTTACTCCCAAGCACCCGTTCCCCCGGCAGCGGAAGGGCCACAAGCTTGCACTAATCCGTGACATGTTGGCTCTCTACCACGACCAACCTTTTATTCTCATTGGGGATAACGGACAGCGGGATCCAGAAATTTATGCTCAGGTGGTCCAGGAACACCCAGGGCGGGTTCTCGCAGTTTATATCCGCAATGTTAGCCATAACCAGAAACGGCATCGTGAGATTGAGATATTAGCCAAGAAAGTAGTCAATGCCGGTAGCACTTTACTACTTGCTGCGGACAGCTTTGCCATGGCAGAGCATGCCGTCAAGCATGGCCTCATCGCACCGGAGGCGGTATCAGAGGTGCTCAAGGAGCGTGAGCACCAGCAGGGAGACCTGGATTTAAAGCCAACCCGCAAGGTAAAACGGTTAACTTCACAGGATACCCAAAAGGCTTTAGCACGTGGCAAATTAAAAGAAACTCTGGGGAAAAAAAACAGAAAAGAATCACCGCCCAATGTGGTGGTAGAGTCTGAGGATAGAAAAAGACACTAG